A genomic stretch from Coregonus clupeaformis isolate EN_2021a chromosome 23, ASM2061545v1, whole genome shotgun sequence includes:
- the LOC121536497 gene encoding ankyrin repeat domain-containing protein 10 isoform X2 → MSVGIESGFSSEEVLNVRFPLHRACRDGDIGALCSLLQCTSNPADLAVEDSFYGWTPIHWAAHFGKLECVTRLVQVGCGVNSVTTRFAQTPTHIAAFGGHPECLLWLLQAGADINRQDYVGETPIHKAARADSLDCVNALLIQGAKADMRNASGLSAADLAHAQGFRECAEILSNAQNLQRYQNLTQTQLNGFGLNGAAQNGGHSHPLIQGRSLLNGAPNRKRLFDNMEDTQIKKARTEGLCLPLGMLNGNGSVCGVGEVLMESMHQESMESAPSAVSSGGPGPFAFGMNGSAPVPDLVDQGGVEVSTPAPKEQEIFTVASMQIPCRCTNSYAYL, encoded by the exons ATGTCGGTGGGCATCGAGTCGGGATTCTCAAGTGAGGAGGTTCTGAACGTTCGCTTCCCACTCCACCGGGCGTGCAGGGATGGAGATATCGGTGCGTTGTGCTCACTTCTTCAGTGCACCTCAAACCCTGCGGACCTAGCGGTGGAGGACTCTTTCTACGGCTGGACACCCATACATTGGGCTGCTCATTTCGGAAAG ttgGAGTGTGTGACGCGTCTGGTGCAGGTGGGCTGTGGGGTCAACTCGGTGACCACGAGGTTTGCTCAGACGCCCACTCACATCGCTGCATTTGGGGGCCACCCAGAGTGCCTGCTGTGGCTGCTGCAAGCTGGCGCTGACATCAACAGACAG gactATGTTGGTGAGACTCCCATCCATAAGGCTGCCCGTGCAGACAGTCTGGACTGTGTCAACGCTCTCCTGATTCAGGGGGCGAAAGCTGA TATGAGGAACGCTAGTGGGCTGTCCGCTGCTGACCTGGCCCATGCGCAGGGGTTTCGCGAGTGTGCCGAGATACTATCCAATGCCCAGAACCTGCAGCGGTACCAGAACCTAACCCAGACCCAGCTTAATGGCTTCGGTCTGAACGGTGCCGCCCAGAACGGAGGCCACTCCCACCCTCTCATCCAAGGGCGGAGCCTCCTTAACGGGGCGCCAAATAGAAAGAGGTTGTTTGATAACATGGAAGACACTCAAATCAAGAAGGCCAGAACTGAAG GTCTGTGCCTGCCGCTGGGGATGCTGAACGGGAATGGGTCGGTCTGCGGTGTCGGAGAGGTACTGATGGAGAGCATGCACCAGGAGAGCATGGAGTCAGCACCGTCGGCAGTGAGCTCAGGTGGGCCAGGACCCTTTGCGTTTGGGATGAATGGGTCTGCGCCGGTGCCAGACCTGGTGGACCAGGGGGGAGTGGAGGTGTCCACCCCGGCCCCTAAGGAGCAAGAGATCTTCACTGTGGCATCCATGCAGATCCCTTGTCGCTGCACTAACTCCTACGCCTACCTGTAG